The Poriferisphaera corsica DNA segment TACCCGCAGCGGTGTGGCTGCGATATCAAACCAACAATATCAAAATCGTCTGGAACGAAGCCAACCAAACTCGTTTCACCGGCCCAACCATTCAAACCCGCCCAGCAACCTTCGCTCGATTCACACCAAATCATCGAGCCGCACGGTCGGGGGAGAAGACACGGAGAACAGACCCATGTCAGATCAGAACTATAAACGTGGCACCCAAGCCCTTCACGCAGGTCAAGAAGTCGACCCTACTACAAACTCACGCGCAGTACCCATCTACGCCACAACCTCATACAACTTCAACAACACCGAGCACGCCGCCAACCTCTTCGGCCTCAAAGAGTTCGGCAACATCTATACACGGCTCATGAACCCAACAACCGACGTCCTCGAAAAACGCCTCTCCGCACTCGACGGCGGCGCCGCAGGACTCGCCTTCGCATCAGGCCAAGCCGCAATCAACGCAGCCATCCTCACTATCTGTCACTCAGGCCAGAACTTCATTGCTTCCAAACAACTTTACGGCGGCACATGGACACTCTTCACGCAAACATTCAAGCAGCTCGGTATCGAAGTCCGCTTCTTCGATCCATTAAAACCAGAACAAATCAACGACCTCGTCGATGAGAACACACGCTGTGTTTATTTCGAATCCGTCGGCAACCCCAAGTGTGACGTCCCCGATTTCCAGAAAATCTCAGACGCCGCTCACGCTCACGGCCTCCCCGTCATCTGTGACAACACCGTCCTCACACCCTACCTCTTCCGCCCCATCGAGCACGGCATCGATATCGTTGTCTACTCAACCACCAAATTCATCGGCGGTCACGGCACGCACATCGGCGGCTGCATCGTCGACTCCGGTAACTTCAAATGGGCTGACAACCCCGAAAAATGGCCTGAATTCTGTGCACCTTGTCCGTCTTACCACGGCGCCGTCTTCGAAGAAGCGCTCCGTCCAATCGGCAACATCGCGTACATCATTCACATCCGCACCAATTGGCTCCGCGACACCGGCGCTGCCATGAGCCCATTCGCCGCGTTCCTATTCCTGCAAGGTCTGGAAACGTTGCACCTCCGCCTCCCACGTCATACTGAAAACGCGCTCAAGGTCGCTAAGTATCTCGAATCGCATCCCGATGTGGAATGGGTTAACTATCCCGGCCTCGAAAGCCATCGCACCAACGATAATGCGAAGAAATACCTCCCAGACGGAGCGGGCGCCATTCTCGGCTTCGGCGTTAAGGGCGGTATCGAAGCTGGCAAAGCCGTCGTTAACAACGTCAAGCTGCTTTCGCACCTTGCCAACATCGGCGACGCAAAATCACTCATCATTCACCCTGCCTCAACAACCCACTCTCAGCTCAGCGAAGAAGAACTGCAAGCCGTCGGCGTGACGCCTGAATTCGTCCGCGTATCCGTCGGCATCGAAGATGCCGAAGACATCATCGCTGACCTCGATCAGGCTCTTAAAGCCGCCAGCCTCGCAACTGTTTAACTTTGATTGAGTTCAATTGAAATCAAGTGAATTGGCATGGGGTATCGAATCGATACCCCATGCTGTTTATACCTGCTGTCTGAATTGAGAACCATGCTCGCTACACGAGGAGATCTGTAGGGAATTGGATCGGGAGGAGAAAGATAGGAGATCGATCCCGAGGAGGAATTGAGGAAGGGAAAAAGGGGAGTGAAGATGGCTAATCAACAGTTAGGTAATATCAGAGGGCGGAGCGAAAGCTCCGTCCTCTGTTTGATAAGCAGTGAGCATCTAAAATAGCGCATTTTGCCTGTAATTGAGTAGAATAAGAAGATCAAGCGGTGAGCTACAAAACGCTCCGCTTGCACAATAATCCAAAACAGGGGGCGGATAGAGTGAAGCAATGACAGAGCAATTGCCAATTAGTAGCGATGATGCCCGGACAAACGCACCGCTGAAATATGCAAAGACCGAGACGTTTGAAGGCCCGATTGCGCTCGAACGGGGCGATCATCTGCCTAAGGTTGAAGTCGTTTATGAAACCTATGGCCAGCTTAACGCGGTAAAAGACAATGCCGTGATGGTTTGTCATGCACTCACCGGCGATTCGCATATTGTGGCCCATGATGAAAATGACGACCCCGGTTGGTGGGAGATCATGGTCGGCCCGGGCAAGCCGATCGATACAGATAAATACTTTGTGATCTGCTCAAACGTACTCGGCTCATGTCGCGGTACAACCGGCCCTGGCAGCATTAATCCCGCAACGAATAAGCCTTATGGCAAAGACTTTCCGCTCATCACGATCGGTGACATGGTTGATGTTCAAAAACGATTACTTGACCGCCTTGAAATCGAAAAACTCTTCGCGGTTGTCGGCGCTTCTTTAGGCGGACATCAAGCACTGTGCTGGGCAACCAAGTATCCGGATCGTGTTGGCGCGATTGCTGCGATTGCAACCGGCCCGACGTTGACCAGTCAGGCATTGGCGTTTGATGTGGTGGGGCGAAATGCGATTACGTTAGATCCGAATTTTCATGACGGGCAGTATTACGATAAGGAAACCAAGCCGAATACCGGTTTAGCGATTGCGAGAATGCTGGGTCATATCACGTATTTATCGCGCGAATCGATGCGAGATAAGTTTGATAACAATCGGCTTGAACCACGGGCGGTCGATACTGAGTTTGAGAAACACTTTAGTATCAGCAGCTATCTGGCGTATCAGGGAGATAAGTTTGTTGAACGGTTTGATGCGAACAGTTATGTGGTGATCTCGCTTGCGATGGATCATTTTAATCTGGGTAATACGCATGAACAGTTGGCGGAATCGATTGGGAAATCGGGCTGCCGTTGGCTGATTATGAGTTTTAGTAGTGATTGGCTGTTCCCGCCGTTTCAGGCGAAGCAGATGCGCAATGCGCTGATTAGTCGTGGAAAGTATGTCAGTTACTGCAACATTAAGAGTGATTGTGGTCATGACGCGTTTTTGTTGCCGAATGAGTTTGAGCGTTATGGCGGGATCGTGCGTGGATTCTTAGATACGACGACGGTGGATGCGACGTTTGCCGATGTGGATGTGAATCAGCTGCCACAGGATGTGAAGAGTATCTTCCATAATAAGCGCTTAGATTATGACCAGATCTGCGGATTGATCGAGAAAAATAGTAGTGTTTTAGATCTCGGCTGCGGGCAGGGGGGGCTGCTGATGCAATTAGCAAGGCAGCGTGAGGCGTCGCGATTGGTGGGGATTGAATTGGATGAAGCGAATCTGCAGGCTGCGATTCAGTTGGGTTTTGACGTGATTCAGAGCGACCTTGAAAAGGGCGTTCCGATGTTTGGGAATGGGGAATTTGATTACGTGGTGCTGAGTCAAACATTGCAGTCGGTGGTTCATACCGAGCAGTTAGTTGAGCAGATGGTACGAATTGGGAAGAAGTGTATTGTGAGCTTCCCGAACTTTGCGTACAAGGATCTGCGTAACGAGTTGTACCATGAGGGTGTGAGTCCGGGGACTGAGCATGGGCAATTGAGTTTTGAATGGTTTAACACGCCGAACAGACGGTTCTTGTCGATCAAGGACTGGGAGGATTTCTGTAAGCAAAAGGGTGTTGTGATTCACGATGCGGTTTGCTTGAATAGTGAGACGGGTGAGCGTGTTGCGGATGATCCGAATCTGAATGCTGATCTAGCAATTTATGTCATTTCTAAATGACCCCCGTAAGCTTGAGTCTGGAGTGCTGGGTTTCTGGGTGTTTTGAGGCTTCTGTATAGAGCAGTGGTGACGCGTTTTTGTGCGCGCGGGCGGATGATGATGAGATTGGATGTGGATCAAAAACAGGGGGAGATGGGCTATGCGCAGGTTAGAGAAGGGTTGGCTGTACGCATGCAGTGAACATTTTTTGAACAGTCATAAAAATGCTTGTGCGCAAAAAGGCGCGTTTTGCGTGTGCGCACAGATTTTGTGCGCGTGTTTTGAAATGCATATAAGTGTTTAATTTGATGGTGGTTGGAAAGCGTTTGGGGGGAATTCTCAAATCTGCAACTTTTACGGGTTCTGCGTGAGGAATGTGAAAGTTAGCTGATAAATAGGTGAAAATGAGTGTGTTTTGGTCACAGAATGGGATGAGAAAATGAGAATCACATGATTGGTGGTTGCAAATGGTGTGCCAAATAGCGATGAGTTGATGTGTGTAAAGGTTTCGAAGTGATAGGAAAAGAATTATTATGTTGGCTTGTTTGTTCGTATGAGTTTGAGTGTGGATTATTTGAATAGATGGAGATAAATCGCATGTACAATCGTAGGGT contains these protein-coding regions:
- the metX gene encoding homoserine O-acetyltransferase MetX; the protein is MTEQLPISSDDARTNAPLKYAKTETFEGPIALERGDHLPKVEVVYETYGQLNAVKDNAVMVCHALTGDSHIVAHDENDDPGWWEIMVGPGKPIDTDKYFVICSNVLGSCRGTTGPGSINPATNKPYGKDFPLITIGDMVDVQKRLLDRLEIEKLFAVVGASLGGHQALCWATKYPDRVGAIAAIATGPTLTSQALAFDVVGRNAITLDPNFHDGQYYDKETKPNTGLAIARMLGHITYLSRESMRDKFDNNRLEPRAVDTEFEKHFSISSYLAYQGDKFVERFDANSYVVISLAMDHFNLGNTHEQLAESIGKSGCRWLIMSFSSDWLFPPFQAKQMRNALISRGKYVSYCNIKSDCGHDAFLLPNEFERYGGIVRGFLDTTTVDATFADVDVNQLPQDVKSIFHNKRLDYDQICGLIEKNSSVLDLGCGQGGLLMQLARQREASRLVGIELDEANLQAAIQLGFDVIQSDLEKGVPMFGNGEFDYVVLSQTLQSVVHTEQLVEQMVRIGKKCIVSFPNFAYKDLRNELYHEGVSPGTEHGQLSFEWFNTPNRRFLSIKDWEDFCKQKGVVIHDAVCLNSETGERVADDPNLNADLAIYVISK
- a CDS encoding O-acetylhomoserine aminocarboxypropyltransferase/cysteine synthase family protein, whose amino-acid sequence is MSDQNYKRGTQALHAGQEVDPTTNSRAVPIYATTSYNFNNTEHAANLFGLKEFGNIYTRLMNPTTDVLEKRLSALDGGAAGLAFASGQAAINAAILTICHSGQNFIASKQLYGGTWTLFTQTFKQLGIEVRFFDPLKPEQINDLVDENTRCVYFESVGNPKCDVPDFQKISDAAHAHGLPVICDNTVLTPYLFRPIEHGIDIVVYSTTKFIGGHGTHIGGCIVDSGNFKWADNPEKWPEFCAPCPSYHGAVFEEALRPIGNIAYIIHIRTNWLRDTGAAMSPFAAFLFLQGLETLHLRLPRHTENALKVAKYLESHPDVEWVNYPGLESHRTNDNAKKYLPDGAGAILGFGVKGGIEAGKAVVNNVKLLSHLANIGDAKSLIIHPASTTHSQLSEEELQAVGVTPEFVRVSVGIEDAEDIIADLDQALKAASLATV